One Mycolicibacterium rufum genomic window, CGGTGATCGCGGCTTCCATCTTCATCGCCTCGATCGTCGCGATCGTCTGACCGGCCTCCACGGTGTCGCCCTCGGCGACGTTGACCGTCACCACACCGGCGAACGGCGCCGCGACGTGGTCGGCGTTGGCGCGGTCCGCCTTCTCCGCGGTGGGCACGTCGCTGGCCACGCTGCGATCCCGGACCACCACCGGGCGCAGCTGTCCGTTGATGATGCACATCACCGTGCGCATGCCGCGCTCGTCGGGGTCGGAGATCGCCTCGAGCCCGATGAGCAACTCCACCCCGCGCTCGAGGGTGACCCGATGCTCGTCGCCGTGGCGCAGACCGTAGAAGAACTGGTTCGCCGACAGGCTCGAAGTGTCGCCGTACACCTCGCGGTGCGCCTCGTATTCCTTGGTGGGGCCGGGGAACAGCAGCCGGTTCAGCGTGGCCTGCCGGATGGGGCCTACCTGGGTGAGGGCCTGCTCGTCCTCGTCGGTCAACGGGGTCGGCGGCTTGGCCGGGGCGCGCCCGGCCAGCGCCTTGGTGCGCAGCGGCTCCGGCCAGCCGCCCGGCGGGTCGCCGAGCTCTCCGCGCAGGAACCCGATGACCGAGTCGGGGATGTCGAATCTGTCCGGCTCCGCGGCGAATTCGTCGGCGGTGACGCCGGCGCCCACCAGGGCCAGGGCGAGGTCGCCGACCACCTTCGACGACGGGGTCACCTTGACCAGCCGGCCCAGGATCCGGTCGGCACCCGCGTAGGCGGCCTCGATCTCCTCGAAGCGGTCACCGAGGCCCAGCGCGATGGCCTGCTGACGCAGGTTCGACAGCTGGCCGCCGGGGATCTCGTGGGTGTACACCCGCCCCGTCGGCGTGGTGGGACCCGACTTCGCAACATCGAAGGGCGCGTACACCTTCCGCAGCGCTTCCCAGTACGGCTCCAGATCGCAGACCGCCGCCAGCGACAGCCCGCTGTCGTACTCGGTGTGGGCGGTGGCCGCGACGATCGAGCTCAGCGCCGGCTGACTCGTGGTGCCCGCCAACGGTGCCGACGCCCCGTCGACGGCATTGGCCCCGGCCTGCCAGGCGGCCAGGTAGGTGGCCAGCTGCCCGCCGGGGGTGTCGTGAGTGTGCACGTGCACCGGCAGGTCGAAGCGGCTGCGCAGCGCGCTCACCAGGGCCGCTGCCGCCTGCGGGCGCAGCAACCCGGCCATGTCCTTGATCGCGAGCACGTGCGCGCCGGCGTCGACGATCTGCTCGGCGAGCTTGAGGTAGTAGTCCAGCGTGTAGAGGTTCTCCCCCGGATCGGACAGGTCTCCGGTGTAGCTCATCGCGACTTCGGCCACGGCCGTTCCGGTTTCGCGCACGGCGTCGATCGCGGGCCGCATCGAGTCGACGTTGTTGAGCGCGTCGAAGATCCGGTAGATGTCGATCCCGGTGGCCGTGGCCTCCTGCACGAAGGCGTGCGTCACGGACTCCGGGTACGGCGTGTAGCCCACCGTGTTGCGCCCGCGCAGCAGCATCTGCAGGCAGATGTTGGGCACCGCCTCACGCAGCGCGGCCAACCGCTCCCACGGATCCTCTTTGAGGAAGCGCAGCGCCACATCGTAGGTGGCTCCGCCCCAGCATTCGATCGACAGCAGCTGCGGGGTCAGCCGCGCGATGTAGGGCGCCACCATCAGCAGGCCCGAGGTGCGGATGCGGGTGGCCAGCAGCGACTGATGGGCGTCGCGGAACGTGGTGTCGGTGACGCCCACCGACTTCGACTCGCGCATCCAGCGGGCGAAGGCCTCGGGCCCGACCTCGGTGAGCAGGTGCTTGCTGCCGCGCGGCGGCATCGTGTCCAGGTCGATCTGCGGCAGCTTGTCGTGCGGGTAGACCGTCGAGGTCCTGGGCCCGTGCGGCTGGTTGACCGTCACGTCGGCGAGGTAGTTGAGGATCCTGGTGCCGCGATCGGCGGGCGAGCGCGCGGTCAGCAGGTAGGGCCGCTCGTCGATGAACGACGTGGTGACGCGTCCCGCCCGGAAGTCGGGATCGTCGATCACCGCCTGCAGGAACGGAATGTTGGTCGACACCCCGCGGACCCGGAACTCGGCCAGCGCCCGGTGCGCGCGGGCCACCGCGGTGTCGAAATCCCTTCCGCGACAGGTCAATTTGACGAGCATGGAATCGAAGTGGGCGCCGATGTCGGCGCCCAGGTGCGCGCCCCCGTCGAGGCGGATGCCCGCGCCGCCCGGTGACCGATAGGCGGTGATCCGGCCCGAGTCGGGCCGGAAGCCGTTGGCCGGATCCTCGGTGGTGATGCGGCATTGCAGCGCGAATCCCCGTGGCGCCGTGAGCATGTCCTGACTCAGACCGAGGTCGGCCAGTGTCTCGCCCGAGGCGATGCGCAGCTGGCTGGCCACCAGGTCCACATCGGTGATCTCCTCGGTGACCGTGTGCTCGACCTGGATCCGGGGGTTGCACTCGATGAACACGTGGTGGCCGCGCTCGTCGAGCAGGAACTCCACCGTGCCCGCACAGGAGTAGCCGATCTCGCGCGCGAAGGCGACCGCGTCGTCGCAGATCCGCTGCCGCAGCTCGGCGGGCATGTTGGGCGCCGGCGCCAGCTCGATGACCTTCTGGTGGCGGCGCTGCACACTGCAGTCCCGCTCGAACAGGTGCATCACGTGACCGTCGGTGTCGGCGAGGATCTGCACCTCGATGTGGCGCGGGTTGAGCACCGCCTGCTCGAGGTACACGGTCGGATCACCGAACGCGGATTCGGCCTCACGGCTGGCGGCCTCGACCGCCTCGGGAAGCGCCGCGGGATCGGCGACCCGGCGCATGCCGCGGCCGCCGCCGCCGGAGACGGCCTTGACGAACAGCGGGAACTCCATGTCCCGCGCGGCCTCGACGAGGTCGTCGACCGACGCCGAGGGCGCCGACGACGCCAACACGGGCAGACCTGCGGCGCGGGCGGCCTCGATGGCGCGGGCCTTGTTGCCGGTCAGTTCCAGGACATCGGCGCGGGGCCCGACGAACGTGATGCCGTTCGCCGCGCAGGCGGCGGCGAGTTCGGGGTTCTCCGAGAGGAACCCGTAGCCGGGATAGACGGCGTCGGCGCCCGCCTCGAGGGCGACCCGCATGATCTCGTCGACGGACAGGTAGGCCCGCACGGGATGGCCCATCTCACCGATCTGATAGGACTCGTCGGCCTTCAACCGGTGCAGCGAATTGCGGTCCTCGTACGGATACACCGCGACCGTCGCGATGCCCATCTCGTAGGCCGCGCGGAACGCACGAATGGCGATCTCACCGCGGTTGGCGACGAGGACTTTGGATATCTGACCGGCCACGGTTCACCTTAACCGGCCGGGCCGCCGATCAGATCAGTGTCGACCAGTAGTTCCAGAACCGCTCGAGGATGAGCAGGATCACCGCGGTGACCCACAGGGCGACCACAGACCAGCGCCAGGTGTACAGGGCGCGCACGACGGCGTTGCCGCTGCGCTGCGGCTGCAGCGCGATCGACGTGGCCACCACCAGCAGCGGGATCGTCACGCTCCACACGACCATGCAGTACGGGCAGAGCGCGCCGATGCGGTACAGGCTCTGGAAGATCAGCCAGTGCACGAACACCGTGCCCAGCAGCGAACCGACCGCCAGGCCGGCCCAGTACCAGCGCGGCAGCGCGACCTTCGCAACGGCGAGCACGCCGGTCACCAAGACCACCGTGAAGGACACGATGCCGATCAGCGGGTTCGGGAAGCCGAACACCGAGGCCTGCGGGGTGATCATCACCGAACCGCAGGACAGCACCGGGTTGATGCTGCAGGTGGGCACGTAGTCGGGGTTGATCAGGATCTCGATCTTCTCGATCGTCAGCGTCATCGCCGCGGTCAGGCCGATGACCCCCGCGATGAGCACCCACCACGCGCTCAGGCGCGGCACCGCGACACCACCCGGCTCGCCGGCCGACGGATCGGTCTGCTCGACGGGGCCGGTCGCGGTGACGGTCATGACGCCGGAACCGACGCGGGAGCAGGCGGGGCGGCCTCGAGGCCGGGCACGTCACCGACGATCGTGCGGATCTTCGCGACCAGCTCCTCGGGGGTGCTGTATTGGTAGTCCTCGCCGTTGATCCGGATGGTCGGCGTGGCCTTGATGCCGGTGGCGCCGGCCAGACCCTTCACCATGTCGACGAAGCGGCCCTTGTTGATGCATTCGGGCACGGTCCCGGCGGCTCCGGCCTGCCGGGCCACCTCGACCAGACGGGCGTTGTCGGGGTAGCTCGTCCCGGTCTCGCTGGGCTGCTGGGCGTACAGCGCCGCGTGGAACCTGCGGAACGCGTCGTTGGACTCCTCGGCGACGCAGTACGCGGCACCGCCGGCGCGCGACGAGTAGTTCTGGTTCTGCGGACGGTCGAGGATGCTGACCATGTAGTAGTCGGCGGCGATGACGCCGGCGTCGACAAGCTTGTTGATCGTGGGCCCGAACTGCTGCTCGAACGCGCCGCAGTGCGGGCACAGGAAGTCCTCGTACATCGACACGACGGCCTTGGGCTCGTCCGTGCCGTCCTTCTTGATCACACTGGCCGACGCCACCCGGATGGACTGGGTCTCGCCCGCGGTGGGCTGGTCATCGGCCGACATCACGATGTAGAGCACCAAGACGACCGCGAAGATCACCACGACCGACGTCAGGCCGATCTGGACGAACAGGTTGCGCTTGCGGTCGGCTGCTTTCAGGTCGTACCGCGCGTTCTTCTTGGGTTTGGTGGCCACGGGGAACAGAGTACCGGCGTCGTGCGGTGCTCCTCAGCCAACGCGGCTCAGATGCGCCCGCATCGCCGAGATCATGTCGGCGGTGGCGACGGCGCTGGCGCCGCCGAGCGGGAAGAAATTGGCGAAGCCGTGCACCACCGAGCCGTACTCGCGGTAGTCGACTGGGGTGCCGGCGGCGCGCAGCGCGTCGGCGTAGTGCCTGCCCTCGTCGCGCAGCGGATCGAAGCCCGCGGTGACCAGCAATGCGGGGGCCAAATTCGAGTGGTCCCCGGCCAGCAGCGGCGACACGTCCGGGTGGGCGCGGTCGATCGGCGCCCCGTCGAGGAACCGGGCGGTGAACCAGTCCATGTCGCGCTGAGTGAGGAAGAAACCGTTGGCGAACAGGGTCCGTGACCGGGTGGTCGCGCTCTGATCGGTGACGGGGTACATGAGCACCTGCAGCGCCGGCGCCGGGGCGTTCTCGGCACGTGCCCGCAGCGCCACCACCGCCGAGAGGTTCCCGCCGGCGCTGTCCCCGCCGACGGCCACCCGCCGAGGGTCGGCGCCGAGCTCTGCGGCGTGGTCTCGGGCCCACAGGTAGGCCGCGTAGGCGTCATCGGCACCCGCGGGCGCCTTGTGCTCGGGGGCGAGCCGGTAGTCCACCGACAGCACGTGCACCGCGCCGGACCGGCAGATCTCGCGGCACAGGTCGTCGTGGGTGTCCAGGCTGCCGATCACGTGACCTCCGCCGTGGTAGAAGACCAGCAGCGGGGCGTTCGGCTCGGTGGTCCGGTAGTGCCGGGCCCGGATCGGGCCTGCGGCCCCGGACACCGTCAGGTCGGTCACCTCCGGCACCGGGATACGCCGGTGGAAACTCGCGGCCAGCAGCTCGAGCTGGGCGCGCGCGGCGTCGACGTCGTCGTCGGCGACCAGCCCGTCCAGGCCGAGCGCCTGCTGACCGGCCAGCATCAGTTGCAGCGTGGTGTCGAGCGTGTTGCCGTCCAGCGTGATCGAGCGGCCCCCGAGCAGCGCCCGCTTCACCGGGTGCGGAATGCGGGGAAGCCCGCGCAGCGTGACACCGGCCACCGCATTGGCCACCGCGTCGCGGCGGCGGACCGGTTGGGCAGCGCCGGCGGCCGGTCGCTCACTGGTCACGCTGGAGGTCATGGTGGTGCTCCTTTTTCTCGGCCGGACCCATTTCGCCGCCGACGACGCGGCATGGCGCTGATTAGGTGCGGTCTCCCTGCGGCAATATAGTCATCCAAGCCGACGGCGCCGGCCCTGTGTGCCTGTGCCCGGCGAACGCGCATCCACTTCAGCAAAGAAGGTGTCATGACTTCGGCGGCCGCGATCCCCACCGTCACGCTCAACGACGACAACACGATGCCGACGCTCGGGCTCGGCGTGGGCGAGTTGTCGGACTCCGAGACGGAGCACGCCGTCCGGGCCGCTCTCGACGCGGGCTACCGGCTGATCGACACCGCCGCCGCCTACGGCAACGAGGCGGCGGTCGGTCGGGCCATCGCTGCGTCGGGTGTGCCTCGCGAGGACGTGTTCGTCACCACCAAGCTCTCGCCCGAGGAGTTCGGGTTCCAGTCGTCGCAGGACGCGCTCAAGGCGAGCCTGCAGCGGCTCGGACTCGACTACGTCGACCTCTACCTCATCCACTGGCCGGCCGGCGAGGGCGGTAAGTACATCGACAGCTGGGGTGGCCTGATGAAGGCCAAGGAAGTCGGCGACACCCGCTCGATCGGGGTGTGCAACTTCCACGCCAATCACCTCGACGACATCATCGGCCTGTCGTTCTTCACCCCCGCGGTGAACCAGATCGAACTGCACCCTCGCCTCAACCAGGCGGCGTTGCGTGCGGTCAACGCCGAGCACGGCATCGCCACCGAGGCCTACGGACCGCTCGGGGTGGGCAACCTGCTCGACCATCCGGCCGTCACCGCCGTCGCCGAGGAGCACGGCAAGACGCCAGCGCAGGTGCTGATCCGCTGGAGCCTGCAGCTCGGCAACATCGTGATCCCCCGGTCGTCCTCGCCCGAGCGGATCGCGGCCAACCTGGACGTCTTCGCCTTCGAGCTGAGCGACGAGCAGATGGCCTCGCTGAACGGCCTCGATGACGGCACCCGGTTCCGTCCCGATCCGGACACCTACACCGGGAGCTAGCCGGTTAGGGTGCAGGGCGTGGACACGCCGAAGTCGCACGCGCGCTGGGTGCGCGGAGGACTGGTCGGCGCGTCTTCGGCAGCCGTGACCATCGGGGCGCATGCCGCCGCCGGGGGCGGCGTTGCCGGCGGGCCCGCGCTCGCGGTCGCCGTCCTGCTGTGCGCGACGGTCGGGGCGCTCGTCTCCTGCGCGCCGTTGCCAAGTCCAGGAACAGCTTTCACGGCCACCACCGCCGCCCTCGGTGTCGCACAGTTCCTCGGTCACATGGCGTTGACCACGACGGGCCACCATCACCATGCGGCCGACGGCCTCGGGTGGTCGATGATCGCCGCACACGCCGGCGCAGCCCTGCTTCTCGGTGCGGCCATCACCGCGGTCGAATTCCTGTACGCGATCTGCGTCTCGGTACTGGCGTGGCTGCGGCTCTTCGCGAGGCGCGCACCGCGAGCGCTGCCGCGCGCCGTTCGGCGCGTCACCAACCCGGTTGCGCGGCGCCCGATCCTTATCACCGGTCTGGGGATGCGGGCACCGCCGACGGCCGTGACCTTCTAGCTCTTCACACGTCGTTTCTCGACGTCTCTTCATCGACGCCTCGTCTCAGCGATCCGCGGCCCGTGCCGCGGTGATCGCGTGCCCGCCGCCGCGCGTCCGCGCCCCCCGGCGATTTGTCGACTCATCAGCCGATCCGAAGGCAACCCCATGACCGTCTCCGACGACACTCTCGACCCCACCTCTACTGGTGAACCCTCTCATCCCGCGCGACGCAGCTGGCGCCCGTTCGTCGTCCGGCTTCACTTCTACGCGGGCGTGCTGGTCGCGCCGTTCCTGATCGTCGCCGCCGTCACCGGC contains:
- a CDS encoding alpha/beta hydrolase — translated: MTSSVTSERPAAGAAQPVRRRDAVANAVAGVTLRGLPRIPHPVKRALLGGRSITLDGNTLDTTLQLMLAGQQALGLDGLVADDDVDAARAQLELLAASFHRRIPVPEVTDLTVSGAAGPIRARHYRTTEPNAPLLVFYHGGGHVIGSLDTHDDLCREICRSGAVHVLSVDYRLAPEHKAPAGADDAYAAYLWARDHAAELGADPRRVAVGGDSAGGNLSAVVALRARAENAPAPALQVLMYPVTDQSATTRSRTLFANGFFLTQRDMDWFTARFLDGAPIDRAHPDVSPLLAGDHSNLAPALLVTAGFDPLRDEGRHYADALRAAGTPVDYREYGSVVHGFANFFPLGGASAVATADMISAMRAHLSRVG
- a CDS encoding vitamin K epoxide reductase family protein; protein product: MTVTATGPVEQTDPSAGEPGGVAVPRLSAWWVLIAGVIGLTAAMTLTIEKIEILINPDYVPTCSINPVLSCGSVMITPQASVFGFPNPLIGIVSFTVVLVTGVLAVAKVALPRWYWAGLAVGSLLGTVFVHWLIFQSLYRIGALCPYCMVVWSVTIPLLVVATSIALQPQRSGNAVVRALYTWRWSVVALWVTAVILLILERFWNYWSTLI
- a CDS encoding aldo/keto reductase, with the translated sequence MTSAAAIPTVTLNDDNTMPTLGLGVGELSDSETEHAVRAALDAGYRLIDTAAAYGNEAAVGRAIAASGVPREDVFVTTKLSPEEFGFQSSQDALKASLQRLGLDYVDLYLIHWPAGEGGKYIDSWGGLMKAKEVGDTRSIGVCNFHANHLDDIIGLSFFTPAVNQIELHPRLNQAALRAVNAEHGIATEAYGPLGVGNLLDHPAVTAVAEEHGKTPAQVLIRWSLQLGNIVIPRSSSPERIAANLDVFAFELSDEQMASLNGLDDGTRFRPDPDTYTGS
- a CDS encoding DsbA family protein, whose protein sequence is MATKPKKNARYDLKAADRKRNLFVQIGLTSVVVIFAVVLVLYIVMSADDQPTAGETQSIRVASASVIKKDGTDEPKAVVSMYEDFLCPHCGAFEQQFGPTINKLVDAGVIAADYYMVSILDRPQNQNYSSRAGGAAYCVAEESNDAFRRFHAALYAQQPSETGTSYPDNARLVEVARQAGAAGTVPECINKGRFVDMVKGLAGATGIKATPTIRINGEDYQYSTPEELVAKIRTIVGDVPGLEAAPPAPASVPAS
- a CDS encoding pyruvate carboxylase, translated to MAGQISKVLVANRGEIAIRAFRAAYEMGIATVAVYPYEDRNSLHRLKADESYQIGEMGHPVRAYLSVDEIMRVALEAGADAVYPGYGFLSENPELAAACAANGITFVGPRADVLELTGNKARAIEAARAAGLPVLASSAPSASVDDLVEAARDMEFPLFVKAVSGGGGRGMRRVADPAALPEAVEAASREAESAFGDPTVYLEQAVLNPRHIEVQILADTDGHVMHLFERDCSVQRRHQKVIELAPAPNMPAELRQRICDDAVAFAREIGYSCAGTVEFLLDERGHHVFIECNPRIQVEHTVTEEITDVDLVASQLRIASGETLADLGLSQDMLTAPRGFALQCRITTEDPANGFRPDSGRITAYRSPGGAGIRLDGGAHLGADIGAHFDSMLVKLTCRGRDFDTAVARAHRALAEFRVRGVSTNIPFLQAVIDDPDFRAGRVTTSFIDERPYLLTARSPADRGTRILNYLADVTVNQPHGPRTSTVYPHDKLPQIDLDTMPPRGSKHLLTEVGPEAFARWMRESKSVGVTDTTFRDAHQSLLATRIRTSGLLMVAPYIARLTPQLLSIECWGGATYDVALRFLKEDPWERLAALREAVPNICLQMLLRGRNTVGYTPYPESVTHAFVQEATATGIDIYRIFDALNNVDSMRPAIDAVRETGTAVAEVAMSYTGDLSDPGENLYTLDYYLKLAEQIVDAGAHVLAIKDMAGLLRPQAAAALVSALRSRFDLPVHVHTHDTPGGQLATYLAAWQAGANAVDGASAPLAGTTSQPALSSIVAATAHTEYDSGLSLAAVCDLEPYWEALRKVYAPFDVAKSGPTTPTGRVYTHEIPGGQLSNLRQQAIALGLGDRFEEIEAAYAGADRILGRLVKVTPSSKVVGDLALALVGAGVTADEFAAEPDRFDIPDSVIGFLRGELGDPPGGWPEPLRTKALAGRAPAKPPTPLTDEDEQALTQVGPIRQATLNRLLFPGPTKEYEAHREVYGDTSSLSANQFFYGLRHGDEHRVTLERGVELLIGLEAISDPDERGMRTVMCIINGQLRPVVVRDRSVASDVPTAEKADRANADHVAAPFAGVVTVNVAEGDTVEAGQTIATIEAMKMEAAITAPKAGSVTRVAVSATAQVEGGDLLVVVHSAGRSDGPTGEAQGTTGDSI